One window from the genome of Phalacrocorax aristotelis chromosome 20, bGulAri2.1, whole genome shotgun sequence encodes:
- the HTR1D gene encoding 5-hydroxytryptamine receptor 1D produces MTQYNHSAELSLQSSANRSLTFTETSLALDERTLLGLKISLSVLLSVITLATILANLFVVITIFLTRKLHTPANYLIGSLAVTDLLVSVLVMPISIAYTVTHTWAFGQVLCDIWLSSDITCCTASILHLCVIALDRYWAITDALEYAKRRTAGRAALMIAVVWMISISISVPPFFWRQVKANEEIAKCTVNTDQISYTIYSTCGAFYIPTVLLLILYGRIYIAARSRILKPTSLYGKRFTTAHLITGSAGSSLCSINASLHEGHSHSGGSPIFINHVKIKLADSVLERKRISAARERKATKTLGIILGAFIFCWLPFFVMSLVLPICQDACWFHPILLDFFTWLGYLNSLINPVIYTAFNEEFKQAFKKLINFKKCSS; encoded by the coding sequence ATGACTCAGTACAACCATTCAGCAGAGCTCTCTCTCCAGAGCTCAGCAAATAGATCATTAACTTTCACTGAAACGTCACTGGCTTTGGATGAAAGGACACTATTAGGGCTGAAGATTTCACTGTCAGTCCTTCTGTCTGTTATAACTTTGGCAACGATCCTTGCAAacctttttgttgttattacaATTTTTCTGACTAGAAAGCTCCACACACCTGCAAATTACCTCATTGGCTCCTTGGCAGTGACCGATCTTTTAGTGTCTGTCCTAGTAATGCCCATCAGTATCGCTTACACTGTCACCCACACATGGGCCTTTGGCCAAGTGTTGTGTGATATCTGGTTATCATCAGACATCACATGCTGCACAGCCTCAATTCTGCACCTCTGTGTTATTGCACTGGACAGATACTGGGCTATCACAGATGCTCTGGAATATGCCAAACGCCGGACCGCTGGCCGAGCAGCGCTCATGATTGCCGTGGTCTGGATGATATCTATTAGTATTTCTGTGCCACCATTTTTCTGGAGGCAAGTGAAAGCTAATGAAGAAATTGCAAAGTGCACTGTGAACACAGATCAAATTTCCTATACAATTTATTCCACTTGTGGAGCTTTCTACATCCCGACTGTGCTCCTCCTGATATTGTACGGTAGAATTTACATAGCAGCTCGATCCAGGATTCTGAAGCCAACCTCATTATATGGGAAACGTTTTACTACTGCACACCTGATTACCGGCTCTGCTGGGTCCTCCCTCTGCTCCATTAATGCTAGCCTGCACGAAGGGCATTCCCATTCAGGTGGATCGCCAATATTTATCAatcatgttaaaataaaacttgcagACAGtgtcctggaaagaaaaagaatttctgcTGCAAGAGAACGGAAAGCCACCAAAACTTTAGGCATTATTCTGGgagctttcattttctgctggcTGCCTTTTTTTGTCATGTCCCTTGTCCTACCAATCTGCCAAGATGCTTGTTGGTTTCATCCCATCCTACTGGACTTTTTTACATGGTTAGGTTACTTAAACTCATTGATCAATCCAGTAATTTATACAGcttttaatgaagaatttaaACAGGCTTTCAAAAAACTAATAAATTTCAAAAAGTGTTCATCTTGA